The DNA window gtttttttttttttttcctagatttttgggggggtttttggggagaatttgaaggaattttgggaagatttGGGAAAATTTGTTGAGATTTGAGGGaatttggaaaaatttgggagaaatttggggattttgggaattttgggggggattttggagggatttttaaatttttttttttcctttttttggctttttttgagGCGATttttttcggggtttttttttggggtgaattccGGGGATTTTGGtaaatttggggaggggtccctgagcgtgtccccctccccaaaattgGAATTGAACGagattttggggcttttttgggcttttttttgtttaatttttccctttttttggctttttttgagGCGAttttttcggggttttttttggggtgaattccGGGGATTTTGgtgaatttggggaggggtcctgagcgtgtccccctccccaaaattgGAATTGAACGagattttggggcttttttgggcttttttttgtttaatttttccctttttttggctttttttgagGCGAttttttcggggtttttttggggtgaattccGGGGATTTTGGtaaatttggggaggggtcctgagcgtgtccccctccccaaaattgGAATTGAACGagattttggggcttttttgggcttttttttttgtttaatttttccctttttttggctttttttgagGCGAttttttcggggttttttttggggtgaattccGGGGATTTTGGtaaatttggggaggggtccctgagcgtgtccccctccccaaaattgGAATTGAACGagattttggggcttttttgggctttttttttgtttaatttttccctttttttggctttttttgagGCGAttttttcggggttttttttggggtgaattccGGGGATTTTGGtaaatttggggaggggtccctgagcgtgtccccctccccaaaattgGAATTGAACGagattttggggcttttttgggctttttttttgtttaatttttccctttttttggctttttttgagGCGAttttttcggggttttttttggggtgaattccGGGGATTTTGGtaaatttggggaggggtccctgagcgtgtccccctccccaaaattgGAATTGAACGagattttggggcttttttgggctttttttttgtttaatttttccctttttttggctttttttgagGCGAttttttcggggttttttttggggtgaattccGGGGATTTTGGtaaatttggggaggggtcctgaGCGTGTCCCCCTCCCCAGGATGGGACCTGAACGAGGCTCTGGGGGATCTGGTCAGGTTCAATTTCAGCTCCAATCGTTGGGAACGAGTCCCCGAGACCCCCGGGAACCCGAGACCggtgagacccctccccaaaatatcccaaaaaatgGCCCGAAATTGACCCGAAATATCCAAAAATAGCAACGTCCTACcccaaaaaatacccaaaaatggcaaaattccaccccaaaattacccaaaaatatccaaaaaaCGTCCcgaaaaatgtcccaaaattgACCCAAAAATTAACCCGAAGTTCCCTGAATAAACCAAAATTAGcgcaaaataacccaaaaatatcccaaaatatcccaaaaatgtccccaaatatccccaaagTAGCCAGCTTTAaccccaaaaatacccaaaaatagcaaaatcctaccccaaaatatcccaaaaacccccagatttgacccaaaatatcccaaaaagaTAATACCAAATCCAGTTccagttcccaattcccaattcccaattcccaattcccaattcaattccagttcccaattcccaattcccaattcccaattcccattcccaattcaATTccagttcccaattcccaattcccaattcccaattcccaattcccaattcccattcccaattcaATTccagttcccaattcccaattcccaattcccaattccagttcccagttccagttcccaactcccaattcccaattcccattcccaattcccaattcccaattcccaattcccaattcaattccagttcccaattcccaattcccaattcccattcccaattcaATTccagttcccaattcccaattcccaattcccaattcccaattcccattcccaattcaATTccagttcccaattcccaattcccaattcccaattcccaattcccaattcccattcccaattcaATTccagttcccaattcccaattcccaattcccaactcccaattcccaattcccaattccaaTTCAATTCCAGTTCCCAATTCAATTCCAATTCAAttccaattcccaattcccaattcccaattcccaattcccaattcccaattcaattccagttcccaattcccaattcccaattcccaattcccaattcccaattcccaattcccaattcccaattcccattcccaattcaATTccagttcccaattcccaattcccaattcccaattcccattcccaattcaATTccagttcccaattcccaattcccaattcccaattcccaattcccattcccaattcaATTccagttcccaattcccaattcccaattcccaattcccaattcccattcccaattcaATTccagttcccaattcccaattcccaattcccaattcccaattcccaattcccaattcccaattcccaactcccaattcccaattcccaattccaaTTCAATTCCAGTTCCCAATTCAATTCCAATTCAAttccaattcccaattcccaattcccaattccagttcccagttccagttcccaattcccaattcccaattcccaattcccaattccaaTTCAATTccagttcccaattcccaattcccaattcccaattccaaTTCCCAATTCAATTCCAATTCAAttccagttcccagttcccaattcccaattcccaattcccaattccaaTTCCAGTTCCCAATTCCAGTTCCCAATTCAATTCCAATTCAATttcagttcccagttcccagttcccagttcccaattccAATTCCAATTCAAttccaattcccaattcccaattcccaattccaaTTCAATTCCAGTTCCCAGTTccagttcccaattcccaattccagTTCCCAATTCAATTCCAATTCAATTCCAGTTCCCAGTTccagttcccaattcccaattccagTTCCCAATTCAATTCCAATTCAATTCCAGTTCCCAATTccagttcccaattcccaattcccattcccaattccaATTCAATTCCAATTCCAATTCAATTCCCAAttccaattcccaattcccattcccaactCAATTCCCAATTCAATTccagttcccaattcccaattcccaattccagttcccaattcccaatcccccaatcccccattcccccaatcccccatccccccatcccccatccccaatccccccatcccccactccaatccccatcccaatcccccaatcccccattcccccaatccccccatcccccactccatcccccatcccccacTCCAATTCCCACTGTaattcccatcccaatcccccatcccccatcccccactccaatccccaatcccccaatcccccattcccccaccccccatccCCCActccatcccccatcccccatcccccaccccccatcCCCCACTCCAATTCCCACGGTAAAATTCCCGTTTTTTctcctccccgccccccccccggCGCAGGCTCCGCGTCACTCTCACTGCGCCGTGGCCTGGGGGGGGGGCCCTGCTGATTTTTGGGGGGCAGCTCGGGGGAGGGGCGCTCACCAACGACCTCTGGGCCTTTTTTGGGGGGCCCGGGGGGGGttgggagctgctccagggaccccaaaaaaacccccggGGACCCCCGGGCCTGGCGGGGGCCGCGGCCGCGCTCGTGGACCACGAGTGGCTCTACGTGTTCGGGGGTGAGAGAGAAATTCTTGTTATGAatattggaaatatttcaaatatttcagatatttatgGGTTTGtcctgggggtttggggggattttgggggattttgggggattttggggggattttgggggattttggggccgTGGGGACCACGAGTGGCTCTACGTGTTCGGGGGTGAGAGAGAAATTCTTGTTATGAatattggaaatatttcaaatatttcagatatttatgGGTTTGtcctgggggtttggggggattttgggggattttggggggattttgggtggattttgggggattttggggccgTGGGGACCACGAGTGGCTCTACGTGTTCGGGGGTGAGAGAGAAATTCTTGTTATGAatattggaaatatttcaaatatttcagatatttatgGGTTTGtcctgggggtttggggggattttgggggattttggggggattttgggtggattttgggtggattttggggggattttgggggattttggggccgTGGGGACCACGAGTGGCTCTACGTGTTCGGGGGTGAGAGAGAAATTCTTGTTATGAatattggaaatatttcaaatatttcagatatttatgGGTTTGtcctgggggtttggggggattttggggggattttgggggattttgggggattttggggggattttgggggattttggggggattttgggggattttggggccgTGGGGACCACGAGTGGCTCTACGTGTTCGGGGGTGAGAGAGAAATTCTTGTTATGAatattggaaatatttcaaatatttcagatatttatgGGTTTGtcctgggggtttggggggattttgggggattttgggtggattttggggggattttgggggattttggggccgTGGGGACCACGAGTGGCTCTACGTGTTCGGGGGTGAGAGAGAAATTCTTGTTATGAatattggaaatatttcaaatatttcagatatttatgGGTTTGtcctgggggtttggggggattttggggggattttgggggattttgggggattttgggggattttggggccgTGGGGACCACGAGTGGCTCTACGTGTTCGGGGGTGAGAGAGAAATTCTTGTTATGAatattggaaatatttcaaatatttcagatatttatgGGTTTGtcctgggggtttggggggattttgggggattttgggggattttgggtggattttgggggattttggggggattttggggccgTGGGGACCACGAGTGGCTCTACGTGTTCGGGGGTGAGAGAGAAATTCTTGTTATGAatattggaaatatttcaaatatttcagatatttatgGGTTTGtcctgggggtttggggggattttgggggattttgggggattttgggggattttgggggattttggggccgTGGGGACCACGAGTGGCTCTACGTGTTCGGGGGTGAGAGAGAAATTCTTGTTATGAatattggaaatatttcaaatatttcagatatttatgGGTTTGtcctgggggtttggggggattttggggggattttgggggattttggggggattttggggggattttgggggattttggggccgTGGGGACCACGAGTGGCTCTACGTGTTCGGGGGTGAGAGAGAAATTCTTGTTATGAatattggaaatatttcaaatatttcagatatttatgGGTTTGtcctgggggtttggggggattttgggggattttgggtggattttggggggattttgggggattttgggggattttgggggattttgggggattttggggggattttgggggattttgggtggattttgggggattttggggggattttgggggattttgggggattttgggggattttgggggattttggggccgTGGGGACCACGAGTGGCTCTACGTGTTCGGGGGTGAGAGAGAAATTCTTGTTATGAatattggaaatatttcaaatatttcagatatttatgGGTTTGtcctgggggtttgggggattttgggggattttggggggattttggggggattttgggggattttggggccgTGGGGACCACGAGTGGCTCTACGTGTTCGGGGGTGAGAGAGAAATTCTTGTTATGAatattggaaatatttcaaatatttcagatatttatgGGTTTGtcctgggggtttggggggattttgggggattttgggtggattttgggggattttgggggattttggggccgTGGGGACCACGAGTGGCTCTACGTGTTCGGGGGTGAGAGAGAAATTCTTGTTATGAatattggaaatatttcaaatatttcagatatttatgGGTTTGtcctgggggtttggggggattttgggggattttgggggattttgggggattttgggggattttgggtggattttggggggattttgggggattttggggccgTGGGGACCACGAGTGGCTCTACGTGTTCGGGGGTGAGAGAGAAATTCTTGTTATGAatattggaaatatttcaaatatttcagatatttatgGGTTTGtcctgggggtttggggggattttgggggattttgggtggattttgggggattttgggggattttggggccgTGGGGACCACGAGTGGCTCTACGTGTTCGGGGGTGAGAGAGAAATTCTTGTTATGAatattggaaatatttcaaatatttcagatatttatgGGTTTGtcctgggggtttggggggattttgggggattttgggggattttggggggattttgggggattttgggggattttggggggattttgggggattttggggccgTGGGGACCACGAGTGGCTCTACGTGTTCGGGGGTGAGAGAGAAATTCTTGTTATGAatattggaaatatttcaaatatttcagatatttatgGGTTTGtcctgggggtttgggggattttgggggattttggggattttgggggattttggggggattttgggggattttgggagattttgtagggatttttgggggattttgggggattttggggaattttggggggattttggggaattttggggggattttgggggatttttaggggattttggggggattttggatggattttggatggattttggggtggatttttaggggatttttcccggattttggggtggatttttaggggatttttctgggatttttccgggattttgggtggattttgggatggatttttcggggatttttccgggattttgggatggatttctGGGTATTTTGTTGACTTGGGAAAACTTTGGGAACATTTCCATGAATTTGAGGTGATTTGTACAAATTTTGGTGCCGTTTTGGTGaattttgggctgattttttCCCGATTCCGACCGGGATTATTTTACTAAACCCCTTCCCCTCTAAAAACCCCcgattttattttattttttattttttattttttattttcttttttctttttttgggccCAGTCCCTGaaattttaggatttttcccccattcccaggtCGGACCCCCTCGGACGTTTTCTCTTCGGGACTTTTCCGGTTCCGGTTGCCCGGGGGGGGTCCCTGGGAGCCAGTGGAGGTTTGGGGGGGGAAACCCCCCCGGGCTGCCGGGCATTCCATGGTGTTCCATCCCCCATCCCGGAGCCTGCTGGTGTACGGGGGGCACCGCCCGTCCACGGCCAGGTAACTGGGACTcaactgggaggcactgggagggactgggagagagatTTGGGgcggttttgggggggtttggggcggtttttgggggattttggggggtcctggtgtTCCATCCCCCATCCCGGAGCCTGCTGGTGTACGGGGGGCACCGCCCGTCCACGGCCAGGTaactgggactgaactgggaggtactgggaggcactgggagagaGATTTGGGgcggttttgggggggtttggggcggttttggagggattttgggggactgggatggactgggagtgactgggatggactgggaggtCACTGGTCgggactgggagagactgggatggactgggaggtcactgggatggactgggatccactgagagggactgggagtgaactgggaggcactgggagagaGATTTGGGgcggttttgggggggtttggggcggtttttggggggattttggggggtcctggtgtTCCATCCCCCATCCCGGAGCCTGCTGGTGTACGGGGGGCACCGCCCGTCCACGGCCAGGTAACTGGGACTCAACTGGGACTcaactgggaggtactgggagggactgggagagagatTTGGGgcggttttgggggggtttggggcggttttggagggattttgggggactgggatggactggaatgcactgggatggactgggaggtcactgggatggactgagatccactgggagggactgggagtgaactgggaggcactgggagagaGATTTGGGGCGGTTTTTcggggactgggatggactgggagtgactgggatggactggaatgcactgggatggactgggagagaCCAGGAGCCACTGGGAGAGAGAtctggggcagttttggggagattttgggggactgggatggactggaatgcactgggatggactgggagtgaactgggaggtcactgggagggactgggagagagatTTGGGgcggttttgggggggtttggggcggttttggagggatttgggggtacTGTGATGGACTGGAatgcactgggatggactgggagtgaactgggagggactgggagggactgggagagagatTTGGGGcggttttggggggggtttgtAGCACGGGGATGGACTGGAAGccactgggagtgactgggatggactgggaggtCACTGGGAAgtcactgggatggactgggatggactgggagtgaactgggagggactgggatgaactgggatggactgggagggagaTTTGAGGGgctttggggtggatttggaggaaatttgggtttttttttcttgttttcatcgtttttccccatttttttttccatttttccccatttttttccattttttttcctgttttttcccatttttttcccattttttcccccattttttcccttttttttccatttttttccatttttttcccatttttttccccattttttccatttttttcccattttttcccctttttttccatttttccccattttttcccattttttccattttttccccattttccccattttttccccgttttttcccattttttcccattttatcccatttttttcaccatttttttccattttccccccattttttcccccattttttcccccattttttttcccttttttcccattttttccccatttttttcccatttttttcccatttttttccccgtttttttcccatttttttccattttccccccatttttcccccatgtttttttcgttttttccccatttttccccattttttccccatttttttccattttccccatttttttttccattttttccccatttttccccttttcccccatttttccccatttttccccatttttccccattttttccccattttttccccattttcccccatttttttccattttttccccattttccccattttcccccattttttctccGTTTTTTTTcggggttttttccccc is part of the Cinclus cinclus chromosome 36, bCinCin1.1, whole genome shotgun sequence genome and encodes:
- the LOC134055872 gene encoding multiple epidermal growth factor-like domains protein 8; translated protein: MCECQPGFLGFSCEISLDDFRGEGLWYRISSGDPEFRPRAAAAGAVLPGTGMLYVFGGWDLNEALGDLVRFNFSSNRWERVPETPGNPRPAPRHSHCAVLGGGALTNDLWAFFGGPGGGWELLQGPQKNPRGPPGLAGAAAALVDHEWLYVFGGRTPSDVFSSGLFRFRLPGGGPWEPVEVWGGKPPRAAGHSMVFHPPSRSLLVYGGHRPSTARFSVRVNSSDLFHLERRHWSPLRARGEFLGGSQKGTPGKSIPQCHPHRGLHGGFW